A window from Mus caroli chromosome 2, CAROLI_EIJ_v1.1, whole genome shotgun sequence encodes these proteins:
- the Prg2 gene encoding bone marrow proteoglycan: MKFPLLLALLVGGASALHLSSETSDSQSPLMDENLPRDAEISGPEGEDCLPGEELMPLEEEKEEGSGSEGVPGDEGAASGQDVTDVDLQCPKEEDTTSLMGDSGCKTCRYLLVRRAECFDKAQSVCRRCYRGTLASIHSFSVNFRIQSSVRRINQGQVWIGGRIKGWGRCKRFRWVDGSSWNFAYWAAGQPRCGGGRCVTMCTQGGRWRRSHCAKRRPFICSY, encoded by the exons ATGAAATTCCCTCTACTTCTGGCTCTTCTAGTCGGGGGAGCGTCTGCTCTTCATCTAA GCTCCGAAACTTCTGACTCCCAAAGCCCATTGATGGATGAGAACTTGCCTAGGGATGCAGAGATATCAGGACCggaaggagaagactgtcttccggGGGAAGAGCTAATGCcactggaggaggagaaggaagaaggttcTGGAAGTGAAGGTGTTCCTGGGGATGAAGGAGCTGCCTCAGGTCAGGATGTGACAGACGTGGACCTTCAGTGCCCCAAGGAAGAGGACACAACAAGTCTTATGGGTGACTCTGGATGCAAGACCTGTCGCTACCTCCTAGTCAGGAGGGCTGAATGCTTTGACAAAGCTCAG TCAGTTTGCCGGCGCTGCTACAGGGGCACCCTCGCCTCCATCCACAGTTTCAGTGTTAACTTCCGAATCCAGTCCTCTGTCAGGAGAATCAACCAGGGTCAAGTCTGGATTGGAGGCAGGATCAAGGGCTGG GGTCGCTGCAAACGCTTTCGATGGGTTGATGGAAGTTCTTGGAATTTTGCATACTGGGCTGCTGGGCAGCCTCGCTGTGGTGGTGGCAGATGTGTGACCATGTGTACTCAAG GAGGCCGCTGGCGTCGATCTCACTGTGCCAAGAGACGTCCATTCATCTGTTCGTATTGA